Below is a genomic region from Kribbella qitaiheensis.
AGAATAAAGGGTGTGACGGGGAGAACTATTGGAGGGGTGACGGGGACAGCTTCGGTTGAGGTGCCTGCGCGTCCGGCTGAGCCCAGCCGGGTGACCGCGCTGGATCAGGCGCGGGCGTTGCTGGCCCGGGCCAAGGAACAGAAGGCGGCCCGGCTCGAGGAGGATTCGGCCGCGGTGGTGCGGCCGGTGCCGGCCCCGCGGACCACCGAGACCCGGGTGCAGCAGGCGCTGGACACCGCGACCGTCGAGCGTGCGCTGCCGACGCTGCCGGCAGTCTCGGACCTCTTGTCCGGCACTCTGAAGGGTGGCTCGGTGTACTCCGTGCGCGGGTCGACCGCGTTGGTGATGGCGATGATGGCAGGCCCGTCCGCGGAGGGCGCCTGGTGTGGAGTGGTCGGGCTGCCTTCGTTCGGGGCGGAGGCGGCCCGCGAGCTCGGCGTCGACCTCGAACGGCTGGTGCTGGTGCCCGATCCGGAGCGGGACTGGCTCAGCGTGGTCGCGGCGCTGGTCGACGCCCTGACCGTGGTGGTGGTCCGGCCGCCGGGAGAGGTGACGCCGGGGGAGGCATCCCGGCTTGCTGCCCGGCTGCGGACCCGCGGCGCGATGCTGATCGCGGTCGGGTCCTGGCCGGGGAGTGAAGCTCGACTTGAGGTTCAGGGCAACGTCTGGACCGGACTGGGTGCCGGCGAGGGGTATCTCGCGGGGCGGCAGGCGACCGTCGCGGTGACCGGTCGCGGAGCGTCCCGTCAGCACCAGCTCTGGCTGCCGGCCGTCGACGGCTCCATCCGCTCGGTGCGGCCGCTCGATGCGGCCCGGCCGCTCGACGACCAGTGGGAGGCGGTCGGCTGATGGCTGCTGCTGCGCGGCGGACGCTTCCCTCGGCTTCTTCGGCGCAGGGGAGTCTGACCCGGACGATGGTGGTCTGGGTGCCGGACTGGCCGGTGACGGCGGCGGCCACGGCGGCCGGGCATTCGCCGGCGGCGCCGGTCGCGGTGCTGGCGAAAGGCAAGGTGCTGGCGGCTTCGGCCGCAGCCCGGGCCGAAGGCGTTCGGCAGGGGCTGAAGGCGCGCGATGCCCAGTCGCGCTGCCCGGAGCTGGTGGTGCTGAAGTACGACCCGGTGATCGACGCGCGCGCCTTCGATCCGGTGATCAGCTGCCTGGAGGCGCTCACCCCCGGCGTACAGGTGATCCGGCCCGGGATGTGCGCGCTGAAGGCCCGCGGCCCGAGCCGGTTCTACGGGACCGAGCAGGCCGCCGCGGAGAAGCTGCTCGATCGGTTGGAGACATTCGAAGTACCAGGTGGCCGGGTCGGGGTCGCGGACGGGCCGTTCGCCGCCGAACAGGCAGCCCGGTCGAGTTCGGCCAGGACCAGGGTGCTGGTGATCCCGTCCGGCGGCTCGGCCGGGTTCCTGGCGCCGATCTCGGTCGACACGCTCGGCCAGCCCGCTCTCACCGACCTGCTCCGGCGACTCGGGCTCCGCTCGCTCGGCGCGTTCGCCGAGCTTCCGGCGACCGAAGTACTGACCAGGTTCGGGCCGGACGGCGCGTTCGCGCACCGGCTGGCCCGGGGCGACGACGACCGCCCGGTGGTCGCCCGCAAGGTGCCACCCGAGCTGGCCCGGACCCTCGACTTCGAGCCGCCGGTGGACCGGGTCGACCAGGTCGCGTTCGCGGTCCGCGGCGCCGCCGACGAGCTGATCGGCCGGCTGACCGCGCTCGGCCTGGTCTGCACCACCTTGCGCGTCGAGATCGGTACCGAGTCCGGCCGGATCCACGAGCGGGACTGGCTGCACCCACGCTGGTTCAGCGCCACCGATCTGGTCGACCGGGTCCGCTGGCAGTTGCAGGGCAGCGGTACGGCGACGAGCGAGCTGACCTCACCGGTGATCCGGGTCCGGCTGATCCCCGAGGAGGCCGATCCGGTCGGCGCCCACGTCGACGGTCTGTGGGGTGGCGGTCCGGACGAACGGATCCACCGGGCCCTGTCCCGGGTGCAGAGCATGCTCGGTCACGGCGCCGTCGCCTCGGTGGCGCTCGGTGGCGGCCGCGGCTTCCTGGAGCGGCAGACCTTGATCCCCTGGGGAGATCGTCCGGTTCCCACTCACCCGGCCGATGCGCCTTGGCCGGGTGCGGCGATCTCGCCGCGACCGGACCTGTGGCCGATGCCGGTGCCGACCACCGTCTACCCGGAACCGCTGCCGGCCGAGGTGTTCGCCGCCGACGGCCGGCTGGTCTCGGTGAGCGCCCGCGGCGTCCTCTCCGGCG
It encodes:
- a CDS encoding DNA polymerase Y family protein; this translates as MAAAARRTLPSASSAQGSLTRTMVVWVPDWPVTAAATAAGHSPAAPVAVLAKGKVLAASAAARAEGVRQGLKARDAQSRCPELVVLKYDPVIDARAFDPVISCLEALTPGVQVIRPGMCALKARGPSRFYGTEQAAAEKLLDRLETFEVPGGRVGVADGPFAAEQAARSSSARTRVLVIPSGGSAGFLAPISVDTLGQPALTDLLRRLGLRSLGAFAELPATEVLTRFGPDGAFAHRLARGDDDRPVVARKVPPELARTLDFEPPVDRVDQVAFAVRGAADELIGRLTALGLVCTTLRVEIGTESGRIHERDWLHPRWFSATDLVDRVRWQLQGSGTATSELTSPVIRVRLIPEEADPVGAHVDGLWGGGPDERIHRALSRVQSMLGHGAVASVALGGGRGFLERQTLIPWGDRPVPTHPADAPWPGAAISPRPDLWPMPVPTTVYPEPLPAEVFAADGRLVSVSARGVLSGEPSSFRFAPGSKVADSNEIYEVVAWAGPWLAEERWWDPAATSRQARFQFVATDGRAWLFTLRQACWQAEAGYD